From a single Brassica napus cultivar Da-Ae chromosome C9, Da-Ae, whole genome shotgun sequence genomic region:
- the LOC106347037 gene encoding F-box protein At2g16300, whose protein sequence is MVDWSLLPKDLLELINGRFETCFEAVHLRSVCSLWVRPYLGRVINTDLALTTFSPFSVATLGLKAISIAYLKKNPKFLFRYQTPFDADCLIVGISQSTSDKHKSVWSLPGFGFTSEYGKVLNTLSSQIIPLGHNYMINFNAITTMRYRTMRRNFLEKVAFLPLDSEDGGDFTLVAGVLIL, encoded by the exons ATGGTAGATTGGTCTTTACTCCCTAAAGACTTGCTGGAACTAATCAACGGTCGTTTTGAGACATGTTTTGAGGCTGTTCATCTCCGCTCTGTCTGCAGCCTGTGGGTTCGGCCGTACCTCGGCCGAGTTATAAACACGGATTTGGCGTTGACTACCTTCTCCCCATTTTCAGTGGCAACCCTTGGTTTAAAGGCGATAAGCATTgcatacttaaaaaaaaatccaaaatttctCTTCAGATACCAGACTCCCTTTGATGCTGATTGTTTGATTGTAGGGATCAGCCAAAGTACCTCCGACAAACATAAGTCGGTGTGGTCGTTACCAGGTTTTGGTTTCACATCTGAATATGGAAAGGTGCTCAACACTCTTAGCTCCCAAATCATCCCTTTGGGTCATAACTACATG atAAACTTCAATGCTATAACAACGATGCGCTATAGAACAATGCGTCggaattttttagaaaaagttGCGTTTCTTCCACTTGATAGTGAAGATGGTGGAGATTTCACATTGGTAGCCGGAGTGTTGATACTTTAA